The following coding sequences are from one Stigmatopora nigra isolate UIUO_SnigA chromosome 12, RoL_Snig_1.1, whole genome shotgun sequence window:
- the zc3h6 gene encoding zinc finger CCCH domain-containing protein 6 isoform X2, whose protein sequence is MKEESVCTLSLSRHETPEDGELEDGEIDDEGIGIEEEHKEVIENEEKQKEKDREKVKEKEEKSHRHSRKRHKKTRDKRKSKRRRRDRQKHHSSSSSSSSESYDSDYERPGKPKNRPTHGPGRDCDLQNAQHGREQKVPRGSLHKSPPHKSSNFDKYSDYSDENYDYGDEEDQYDGQSEYFQSNESTSGPGKGRYPNDQMGRRGNMRGQKQKFGQRGRGKGPLSGRGRGQLNRKMKGGKHWIGRGGRGRGVDMDMEEMPPPEVKNAGFQKKRLVMSKEFISQHTVEHNGRYICKYFLEGRCIKGEQCKFEHELVIPDKKRELCKFYLQGYCSKGDHCIYMHSEYPCKFFHTGAKCYQGDNCKFSHDDLTDVTKDLLHKVRHIQSESKAEESNRLLSRTHKIMNTEEENAREDELELEDLRKQGIAPLPKPPPGVGLLPTPGHASPTDESSQGGKIPSIFEISVQPTVDLAHKIALNESNCPDPNETADQFSGRPEEPQSGALLSPGPDATTIPPIGSPGPVGYPPGPPMSAMSPPGKPPHGYLMPPPIPPGPPPGYHGNINCPRPPFPPGPELQMMQNLFPFPPMGQNPLELLNNLLQKQSVGHQVEPGPKQMPKLQQQIPDVPLESLPSAVQKAIILHLTQQQAESKPHESNSRGAESQDEKNTIRDEITNWYSSDEEDVNSVTSILKSLKKQSEMQQSKTTTAAPAPPLGDPRLVKERTQPTDPRVKAEPRQRAPEIKKESDMDPPRLSRDPRKPRPVESSAYRQQNQSVTQKKLPGDDDEDGERELRDRATLIPLEASPGVVLRDPRCQLKQSSHIRMDILLQRPAFAQTVVWAAEDLIPSLIPKQEHSINLPLPPLIADAQMNRTSVPDHSLPSSPPPTDPRLAMARSKERFARLSSGSLTERPVDPRQLKKLDPRLKRTGSLDSKLPAQKEATAEGAVEAELPKTNVSPSLSERLPPYAPRLASSGGVLESPTRILGGISLYDPRGQTEPVQKDQVDPPRRVGILKNPVKKDTPPTPSHVSAGETKITERGGAHNQTARDSSPSHQAHQDCVGTPHAVHNLPVQAVVGLIRPQYAEGNRQAKLAGPAPVEITEEQKDILADELKPMKEDDLEDRTLKEVFKTFDPTASPFSQ, encoded by the exons ATGAAAGAGGAGAGTGTCTGTACACTGTCTCTGTCGAGACATGAAACAcc AGAGGATGGAGAGTTGGAAGATGGAGAGATTGACGACGAGGGAATAGGGATAGAGGAGGAACACAAAGAGGTGATTGAAAACGAAGAAAAGCAAAAGGAGAAGGACCgggaaaaagtcaaagaaaaagaagaaaagtccCACAGGCACTCCAGGAAACGCCACAAAAAGACCAGAGATAAAAGAAAGTCCAAAAGGAGGCGGCGGGACAGACAAAAA CATCATTCATCTTCGAGTAGCTCCAGCTCTGAGAGCTATGACTCTGACTATGAGCGCCCAGGAAAACCCAAAAACAGGCCCACTCACGGACCTGGACGCGATTGTGACCTCCAGAATGCTCAG CACGGGAGAGAACAGAAAGTGCCACGTGGCAGTTTGCACAAGTCCCCGCCTCACAAAAGTAGCAATTTTGACAAATATAGTGATTACAGTGATGAAAATTATGACTACGGAGATGAAGAGGACCAATATGATGGTCAATCAGAGTACTTTCAGTCCAATGAGTCCACATCTGGCCCAGGTAAGGGCCGCTATCCGAATGACCAGATGGGGAGGAGGGGGAACATGAGAGGCCAGAAACAAAAAT ttgggCAAAGAGGAAGAGGCAAAGGACCTTTATCTGGCAGAGGACGTGGGCAGCTCAATAGAAAGATGAAGGGTGGCAAACACTGGATTGGACGAGGAGGACGAGGCAGAGGGGTTGATATGGACATGGAAGAAATGCCTCCTCCT GAAGTCAAAAACGCTGGTTTTCAGAAAAAGCGACTCGTTATGAGCAAAGAATTCATCAGTCAGCACACAGTGGAACACAACGGAAGATATATTTGCAAGTACTTCCTGGAGGGCCGATGTATCAAG GGAGAGCAGTGTAAATTTGAACATGAGCTGGTCATCCCGGATAAAAAGAGAGAACTTTGTAAATTCTACCTCCAGGGATACTGCAGCAAAGGAGATCATTGCATTTACATGCACA GTGAATATCCTTGCAAGTTCTTTCACACTGGAGCCAAATGCTATCAAGGCGACAACTGCAAATTTTCCCATGATGACCTGACTGATGTGACAAAAGATCTGCTCCATAAGGTGAGACATATTCAAAGCGAATCAAAGGCAGAAGAATCGAACCGTCTGCTCTCTCGGACGCATAAGATCATGAATACTGAGGAGGAGAATGCTCGTGAGGATGAGTTGGAGCTGGAAGATCTGAGAAAACAAGGCATTGCCCCACTTCCCAAGCCACCCCCAGGTGTGGGCTTGCTCCCCACACCAGGTCATGCCAGCCCAACAGATGAGTCTTCTCAGGGAGGGAAGATTCCCTCCATCTTCGAAATCAGCGTTCAACCTACTGTCGATCTAGCtcataaaattgctttaaa TGAGTCCAACTGCCCCGATCCAAACGAAACCGCTGACCAGTTTAGCGGAAGACCAGAGGAACCACAAAGTGGAGCTTTGTTGTCTCCAGGCCCTGACGCTACCACGATCCCTCCCATAGGGTCACCAGGTCCCGTGGGCTACCCACCTGGACCACCCATGAGTGCTATGAGTCCTCCCGGAAAGCCCCCCCATGGATACCTAATGCCGCCGCCAATTCCACCTGGTCCGCCACCGGGTTATCATGGAAATATAAACTGTCCGAGGCCTCCATTCCCTCCTGGACCTGAACTTCAGATGATGCAGAACCTCTTTCCTTTCCCACCAATGGGCCAGAACCCACTGGAGCTACTCAACAACCTGCTGCAAAAACAGTCGGTTGGCCATCAAG TGGAACCCGGACCGAAGCAGATGCCAAAACTCCAGCAGCAAATTCCAGATGTCCCGTTAGAGTCGTTACCGTCAGCGGTGCAGAAAGCCATCATTCTACACCTGACCCAGCAGCAGGCAGAGTCAAAGCCACATGAGAGCAATTCACGGGGTGCAGAGAGTCAAGATGAAAAGAATACAATTAGAG ATGAAATAACAAATTGGTACTCCAGTGATGAAGAGGACGTGAACAGCGTCACGTCCATCCTCAAATCTCTGAAGAAGCAGAGTGAGATGCAGCAGTCCAAGACTACAACGGCAGCCCCCGCACCACCTCTGGGTGACCCTCGACTTGTCAAAGAGCGAACTCAACCGACTGACCCACGTGTGAAGGCAGAACCCAGGCAAAGAGCTCCAGAAATTAAAAAGGAGTCTGATATGGATCCACCACGACTATCCAGGGACCCCAGGAAACCGAGACCTGTGGAGTCCAGTGCCTACCGCCAGCAAAACCAGTCAGTTACACAGAAAAAACTCCCCGGGGATGACGACGAGGACGGGGAGAGGGAACTCCGGGACAGAGCGACCCTTATCCCACTGGAAGCCAGTCCGGGTGTGGTTCTACGAGACCCTCGCTGCCAGCTGAAGCAATCCAGCCATATTCGGATGGATATTTTGCTTCAACGCCCGGCTTTCGCCCAAACAGTGGTTTGGGCCGCTGAAGACCTGATCCCATCTCTCATACCCAAACAGGAGCACTCCATCAATCTACCACTGCCACCTCTAATCGCAGACGCTCAAATGAACAGAACGAGTGTTCCGGACCACTCCCTTCCGAGCAGTCCTCCGCCGACCGACCCCAGACTGGCGATGGCTCGTTCAAAGGAACGTTTCGCTCGTTTGTCATCGGGCTCCTTGACGGAGAGACCCGTAGACCCACGTCAGCTCAAGAAATTAGATCCCAGACTCAAGCGTACGGGAAGTCTGGATTCCAAGCTGCCAGCTCAGAAGGAAGCCACGGCAGAGGGGGCCGTGGAAGCCGAGTTGCCAAAAACCAACGTGAGCCCCTCTCTCTCGGAAAGACTGCCGCCTTACGCGCCACGTCTGGCTTCCTCTGGGGGAGTCCTGGAAAGCCCCACGCGAATCCTGGGGGGCATCAGCCTATACGACCCTCGCGGCCAGACCGAGCCAGTTCAAAAGGATCAGGTAGACCCACCAAGAAGAGTGGGTATTCTCAAAAACCCGGTGAAGAAAGACACTCCTCCAACCCCGAGTCATGTCTCAGCAGGTGAGACGAAAATCACAGAAAGGGGCGGTGCTCACAATCAGACAGCGCGTGACAGCTCGCCTTCACACCAAGCCCATCAGGACTGCGTTGGCACCCCACACGCAGTACACAATCTGCCGGTCCAGGCAGTGGTGGGCTTGATTCGGCCGCAGTATGCCGAGGGCAACAGACAGGCTAAATTGGCAGGACCAGCTCCCGTCGAGATTACTGAAGAACAGAAAGACATTCTAGCGGATGAACTCAAGCCGATGAAGGAAGACGATCTAGAAGACAGGACTCTTAAAGAGGTTTTCAAAACATTTGATCCCACAGCGTCTCCTTTCTCACAGTGA
- the zc3h6 gene encoding zinc finger CCCH domain-containing protein 6 isoform X4, translating to MASVSLASSPPVPVFDQNMTDSELAGDEREDGELEDGEIDDEGIGIEEEHKEVIENEEKQKEKDREKVKEKEEKSHRHSRKRHKKTRDKRKSKRRRRDRQKHHSSSSSSSSESYDSDYERPGKPKNRPTHGPGRDCDLQNAQHGREQKVPRGSLHKSPPHKSSNFDKYSDYSDENYDYGDEEDQYDGQSEYFQSNESTSGPVGQRGRGKGPLSGRGRGQLNRKMKGGKHWIGRGGRGRGVDMDMEEMPPPEVKNAGFQKKRLVMSKEFISQHTVEHNGRYICKYFLEGRCIKGEQCKFEHELVIPDKKRELCKFYLQGYCSKGDHCIYMHSEYPCKFFHTGAKCYQGDNCKFSHDDLTDVTKDLLHKVRHIQSESKAEESNRLLSRTHKIMNTEEENAREDELELEDLRKQGIAPLPKPPPGVGLLPTPGHASPTDESSQGGKIPSIFEISVQPTVDLAHKIALNESNCPDPNETADQFSGRPEEPQSGALLSPGPDATTIPPIGSPGPVGYPPGPPMSAMSPPGKPPHGYLMPPPIPPGPPPGYHGNINCPRPPFPPGPELQMMQNLFPFPPMGQNPLELLNNLLQKQSVGHQVEPGPKQMPKLQQQIPDVPLESLPSAVQKAIILHLTQQQAESKPHESNSRGAESQDEKNTIRDEITNWYSSDEEDVNSVTSILKSLKKQSEMQQSKTTTAAPAPPLGDPRLVKERTQPTDPRVKAEPRQRAPEIKKESDMDPPRLSRDPRKPRPVESSAYRQQNQSVTQKKLPGDDDEDGERELRDRATLIPLEASPGVVLRDPRCQLKQSSHIRMDILLQRPAFAQTVVWAAEDLIPSLIPKQEHSINLPLPPLIADAQMNRTSVPDHSLPSSPPPTDPRLAMARSKERFARLSSGSLTERPVDPRQLKKLDPRLKRTGSLDSKLPAQKEATAEGAVEAELPKTNVSPSLSERLPPYAPRLASSGGVLESPTRILGGISLYDPRGQTEPVQKDQVDPPRRVGILKNPVKKDTPPTPSHVSAGETKITERGGAHNQTARDSSPSHQAHQDCVGTPHAVHNLPVQAVVGLIRPQYAEGNRQAKLAGPAPVEITEEQKDILADELKPMKEDDLEDRTLKEVFKTFDPTASPFSQ from the exons ATGGCCTCTGTGAGCCTCGCTTCCAGTCCCCCAGTCcccgtttttgaccaaaatatGACAGACTCTGAGCTGGCAGGGGACGAAAG AGAGGATGGAGAGTTGGAAGATGGAGAGATTGACGACGAGGGAATAGGGATAGAGGAGGAACACAAAGAGGTGATTGAAAACGAAGAAAAGCAAAAGGAGAAGGACCgggaaaaagtcaaagaaaaagaagaaaagtccCACAGGCACTCCAGGAAACGCCACAAAAAGACCAGAGATAAAAGAAAGTCCAAAAGGAGGCGGCGGGACAGACAAAAA CATCATTCATCTTCGAGTAGCTCCAGCTCTGAGAGCTATGACTCTGACTATGAGCGCCCAGGAAAACCCAAAAACAGGCCCACTCACGGACCTGGACGCGATTGTGACCTCCAGAATGCTCAG CACGGGAGAGAACAGAAAGTGCCACGTGGCAGTTTGCACAAGTCCCCGCCTCACAAAAGTAGCAATTTTGACAAATATAGTGATTACAGTGATGAAAATTATGACTACGGAGATGAAGAGGACCAATATGATGGTCAATCAGAGTACTTTCAGTCCAATGAGTCCACATCTGGCCCAG ttgggCAAAGAGGAAGAGGCAAAGGACCTTTATCTGGCAGAGGACGTGGGCAGCTCAATAGAAAGATGAAGGGTGGCAAACACTGGATTGGACGAGGAGGACGAGGCAGAGGGGTTGATATGGACATGGAAGAAATGCCTCCTCCT GAAGTCAAAAACGCTGGTTTTCAGAAAAAGCGACTCGTTATGAGCAAAGAATTCATCAGTCAGCACACAGTGGAACACAACGGAAGATATATTTGCAAGTACTTCCTGGAGGGCCGATGTATCAAG GGAGAGCAGTGTAAATTTGAACATGAGCTGGTCATCCCGGATAAAAAGAGAGAACTTTGTAAATTCTACCTCCAGGGATACTGCAGCAAAGGAGATCATTGCATTTACATGCACA GTGAATATCCTTGCAAGTTCTTTCACACTGGAGCCAAATGCTATCAAGGCGACAACTGCAAATTTTCCCATGATGACCTGACTGATGTGACAAAAGATCTGCTCCATAAGGTGAGACATATTCAAAGCGAATCAAAGGCAGAAGAATCGAACCGTCTGCTCTCTCGGACGCATAAGATCATGAATACTGAGGAGGAGAATGCTCGTGAGGATGAGTTGGAGCTGGAAGATCTGAGAAAACAAGGCATTGCCCCACTTCCCAAGCCACCCCCAGGTGTGGGCTTGCTCCCCACACCAGGTCATGCCAGCCCAACAGATGAGTCTTCTCAGGGAGGGAAGATTCCCTCCATCTTCGAAATCAGCGTTCAACCTACTGTCGATCTAGCtcataaaattgctttaaa TGAGTCCAACTGCCCCGATCCAAACGAAACCGCTGACCAGTTTAGCGGAAGACCAGAGGAACCACAAAGTGGAGCTTTGTTGTCTCCAGGCCCTGACGCTACCACGATCCCTCCCATAGGGTCACCAGGTCCCGTGGGCTACCCACCTGGACCACCCATGAGTGCTATGAGTCCTCCCGGAAAGCCCCCCCATGGATACCTAATGCCGCCGCCAATTCCACCTGGTCCGCCACCGGGTTATCATGGAAATATAAACTGTCCGAGGCCTCCATTCCCTCCTGGACCTGAACTTCAGATGATGCAGAACCTCTTTCCTTTCCCACCAATGGGCCAGAACCCACTGGAGCTACTCAACAACCTGCTGCAAAAACAGTCGGTTGGCCATCAAG TGGAACCCGGACCGAAGCAGATGCCAAAACTCCAGCAGCAAATTCCAGATGTCCCGTTAGAGTCGTTACCGTCAGCGGTGCAGAAAGCCATCATTCTACACCTGACCCAGCAGCAGGCAGAGTCAAAGCCACATGAGAGCAATTCACGGGGTGCAGAGAGTCAAGATGAAAAGAATACAATTAGAG ATGAAATAACAAATTGGTACTCCAGTGATGAAGAGGACGTGAACAGCGTCACGTCCATCCTCAAATCTCTGAAGAAGCAGAGTGAGATGCAGCAGTCCAAGACTACAACGGCAGCCCCCGCACCACCTCTGGGTGACCCTCGACTTGTCAAAGAGCGAACTCAACCGACTGACCCACGTGTGAAGGCAGAACCCAGGCAAAGAGCTCCAGAAATTAAAAAGGAGTCTGATATGGATCCACCACGACTATCCAGGGACCCCAGGAAACCGAGACCTGTGGAGTCCAGTGCCTACCGCCAGCAAAACCAGTCAGTTACACAGAAAAAACTCCCCGGGGATGACGACGAGGACGGGGAGAGGGAACTCCGGGACAGAGCGACCCTTATCCCACTGGAAGCCAGTCCGGGTGTGGTTCTACGAGACCCTCGCTGCCAGCTGAAGCAATCCAGCCATATTCGGATGGATATTTTGCTTCAACGCCCGGCTTTCGCCCAAACAGTGGTTTGGGCCGCTGAAGACCTGATCCCATCTCTCATACCCAAACAGGAGCACTCCATCAATCTACCACTGCCACCTCTAATCGCAGACGCTCAAATGAACAGAACGAGTGTTCCGGACCACTCCCTTCCGAGCAGTCCTCCGCCGACCGACCCCAGACTGGCGATGGCTCGTTCAAAGGAACGTTTCGCTCGTTTGTCATCGGGCTCCTTGACGGAGAGACCCGTAGACCCACGTCAGCTCAAGAAATTAGATCCCAGACTCAAGCGTACGGGAAGTCTGGATTCCAAGCTGCCAGCTCAGAAGGAAGCCACGGCAGAGGGGGCCGTGGAAGCCGAGTTGCCAAAAACCAACGTGAGCCCCTCTCTCTCGGAAAGACTGCCGCCTTACGCGCCACGTCTGGCTTCCTCTGGGGGAGTCCTGGAAAGCCCCACGCGAATCCTGGGGGGCATCAGCCTATACGACCCTCGCGGCCAGACCGAGCCAGTTCAAAAGGATCAGGTAGACCCACCAAGAAGAGTGGGTATTCTCAAAAACCCGGTGAAGAAAGACACTCCTCCAACCCCGAGTCATGTCTCAGCAGGTGAGACGAAAATCACAGAAAGGGGCGGTGCTCACAATCAGACAGCGCGTGACAGCTCGCCTTCACACCAAGCCCATCAGGACTGCGTTGGCACCCCACACGCAGTACACAATCTGCCGGTCCAGGCAGTGGTGGGCTTGATTCGGCCGCAGTATGCCGAGGGCAACAGACAGGCTAAATTGGCAGGACCAGCTCCCGTCGAGATTACTGAAGAACAGAAAGACATTCTAGCGGATGAACTCAAGCCGATGAAGGAAGACGATCTAGAAGACAGGACTCTTAAAGAGGTTTTCAAAACATTTGATCCCACAGCGTCTCCTTTCTCACAGTGA
- the zc3h6 gene encoding zinc finger CCCH domain-containing protein 6 isoform X1 yields the protein MASVSLASSPPVPVFDQNMTDSELAGDEREDGELEDGEIDDEGIGIEEEHKEVIENEEKQKEKDREKVKEKEEKSHRHSRKRHKKTRDKRKSKRRRRDRQKHHSSSSSSSSESYDSDYERPGKPKNRPTHGPGRDCDLQNAQHGREQKVPRGSLHKSPPHKSSNFDKYSDYSDENYDYGDEEDQYDGQSEYFQSNESTSGPGKGRYPNDQMGRRGNMRGQKQKFGQRGRGKGPLSGRGRGQLNRKMKGGKHWIGRGGRGRGVDMDMEEMPPPEVKNAGFQKKRLVMSKEFISQHTVEHNGRYICKYFLEGRCIKGEQCKFEHELVIPDKKRELCKFYLQGYCSKGDHCIYMHSEYPCKFFHTGAKCYQGDNCKFSHDDLTDVTKDLLHKVRHIQSESKAEESNRLLSRTHKIMNTEEENAREDELELEDLRKQGIAPLPKPPPGVGLLPTPGHASPTDESSQGGKIPSIFEISVQPTVDLAHKIALNESNCPDPNETADQFSGRPEEPQSGALLSPGPDATTIPPIGSPGPVGYPPGPPMSAMSPPGKPPHGYLMPPPIPPGPPPGYHGNINCPRPPFPPGPELQMMQNLFPFPPMGQNPLELLNNLLQKQSVGHQVEPGPKQMPKLQQQIPDVPLESLPSAVQKAIILHLTQQQAESKPHESNSRGAESQDEKNTIRDEITNWYSSDEEDVNSVTSILKSLKKQSEMQQSKTTTAAPAPPLGDPRLVKERTQPTDPRVKAEPRQRAPEIKKESDMDPPRLSRDPRKPRPVESSAYRQQNQSVTQKKLPGDDDEDGERELRDRATLIPLEASPGVVLRDPRCQLKQSSHIRMDILLQRPAFAQTVVWAAEDLIPSLIPKQEHSINLPLPPLIADAQMNRTSVPDHSLPSSPPPTDPRLAMARSKERFARLSSGSLTERPVDPRQLKKLDPRLKRTGSLDSKLPAQKEATAEGAVEAELPKTNVSPSLSERLPPYAPRLASSGGVLESPTRILGGISLYDPRGQTEPVQKDQVDPPRRVGILKNPVKKDTPPTPSHVSAGETKITERGGAHNQTARDSSPSHQAHQDCVGTPHAVHNLPVQAVVGLIRPQYAEGNRQAKLAGPAPVEITEEQKDILADELKPMKEDDLEDRTLKEVFKTFDPTASPFSQ from the exons ATGGCCTCTGTGAGCCTCGCTTCCAGTCCCCCAGTCcccgtttttgaccaaaatatGACAGACTCTGAGCTGGCAGGGGACGAAAG AGAGGATGGAGAGTTGGAAGATGGAGAGATTGACGACGAGGGAATAGGGATAGAGGAGGAACACAAAGAGGTGATTGAAAACGAAGAAAAGCAAAAGGAGAAGGACCgggaaaaagtcaaagaaaaagaagaaaagtccCACAGGCACTCCAGGAAACGCCACAAAAAGACCAGAGATAAAAGAAAGTCCAAAAGGAGGCGGCGGGACAGACAAAAA CATCATTCATCTTCGAGTAGCTCCAGCTCTGAGAGCTATGACTCTGACTATGAGCGCCCAGGAAAACCCAAAAACAGGCCCACTCACGGACCTGGACGCGATTGTGACCTCCAGAATGCTCAG CACGGGAGAGAACAGAAAGTGCCACGTGGCAGTTTGCACAAGTCCCCGCCTCACAAAAGTAGCAATTTTGACAAATATAGTGATTACAGTGATGAAAATTATGACTACGGAGATGAAGAGGACCAATATGATGGTCAATCAGAGTACTTTCAGTCCAATGAGTCCACATCTGGCCCAGGTAAGGGCCGCTATCCGAATGACCAGATGGGGAGGAGGGGGAACATGAGAGGCCAGAAACAAAAAT ttgggCAAAGAGGAAGAGGCAAAGGACCTTTATCTGGCAGAGGACGTGGGCAGCTCAATAGAAAGATGAAGGGTGGCAAACACTGGATTGGACGAGGAGGACGAGGCAGAGGGGTTGATATGGACATGGAAGAAATGCCTCCTCCT GAAGTCAAAAACGCTGGTTTTCAGAAAAAGCGACTCGTTATGAGCAAAGAATTCATCAGTCAGCACACAGTGGAACACAACGGAAGATATATTTGCAAGTACTTCCTGGAGGGCCGATGTATCAAG GGAGAGCAGTGTAAATTTGAACATGAGCTGGTCATCCCGGATAAAAAGAGAGAACTTTGTAAATTCTACCTCCAGGGATACTGCAGCAAAGGAGATCATTGCATTTACATGCACA GTGAATATCCTTGCAAGTTCTTTCACACTGGAGCCAAATGCTATCAAGGCGACAACTGCAAATTTTCCCATGATGACCTGACTGATGTGACAAAAGATCTGCTCCATAAGGTGAGACATATTCAAAGCGAATCAAAGGCAGAAGAATCGAACCGTCTGCTCTCTCGGACGCATAAGATCATGAATACTGAGGAGGAGAATGCTCGTGAGGATGAGTTGGAGCTGGAAGATCTGAGAAAACAAGGCATTGCCCCACTTCCCAAGCCACCCCCAGGTGTGGGCTTGCTCCCCACACCAGGTCATGCCAGCCCAACAGATGAGTCTTCTCAGGGAGGGAAGATTCCCTCCATCTTCGAAATCAGCGTTCAACCTACTGTCGATCTAGCtcataaaattgctttaaa TGAGTCCAACTGCCCCGATCCAAACGAAACCGCTGACCAGTTTAGCGGAAGACCAGAGGAACCACAAAGTGGAGCTTTGTTGTCTCCAGGCCCTGACGCTACCACGATCCCTCCCATAGGGTCACCAGGTCCCGTGGGCTACCCACCTGGACCACCCATGAGTGCTATGAGTCCTCCCGGAAAGCCCCCCCATGGATACCTAATGCCGCCGCCAATTCCACCTGGTCCGCCACCGGGTTATCATGGAAATATAAACTGTCCGAGGCCTCCATTCCCTCCTGGACCTGAACTTCAGATGATGCAGAACCTCTTTCCTTTCCCACCAATGGGCCAGAACCCACTGGAGCTACTCAACAACCTGCTGCAAAAACAGTCGGTTGGCCATCAAG TGGAACCCGGACCGAAGCAGATGCCAAAACTCCAGCAGCAAATTCCAGATGTCCCGTTAGAGTCGTTACCGTCAGCGGTGCAGAAAGCCATCATTCTACACCTGACCCAGCAGCAGGCAGAGTCAAAGCCACATGAGAGCAATTCACGGGGTGCAGAGAGTCAAGATGAAAAGAATACAATTAGAG ATGAAATAACAAATTGGTACTCCAGTGATGAAGAGGACGTGAACAGCGTCACGTCCATCCTCAAATCTCTGAAGAAGCAGAGTGAGATGCAGCAGTCCAAGACTACAACGGCAGCCCCCGCACCACCTCTGGGTGACCCTCGACTTGTCAAAGAGCGAACTCAACCGACTGACCCACGTGTGAAGGCAGAACCCAGGCAAAGAGCTCCAGAAATTAAAAAGGAGTCTGATATGGATCCACCACGACTATCCAGGGACCCCAGGAAACCGAGACCTGTGGAGTCCAGTGCCTACCGCCAGCAAAACCAGTCAGTTACACAGAAAAAACTCCCCGGGGATGACGACGAGGACGGGGAGAGGGAACTCCGGGACAGAGCGACCCTTATCCCACTGGAAGCCAGTCCGGGTGTGGTTCTACGAGACCCTCGCTGCCAGCTGAAGCAATCCAGCCATATTCGGATGGATATTTTGCTTCAACGCCCGGCTTTCGCCCAAACAGTGGTTTGGGCCGCTGAAGACCTGATCCCATCTCTCATACCCAAACAGGAGCACTCCATCAATCTACCACTGCCACCTCTAATCGCAGACGCTCAAATGAACAGAACGAGTGTTCCGGACCACTCCCTTCCGAGCAGTCCTCCGCCGACCGACCCCAGACTGGCGATGGCTCGTTCAAAGGAACGTTTCGCTCGTTTGTCATCGGGCTCCTTGACGGAGAGACCCGTAGACCCACGTCAGCTCAAGAAATTAGATCCCAGACTCAAGCGTACGGGAAGTCTGGATTCCAAGCTGCCAGCTCAGAAGGAAGCCACGGCAGAGGGGGCCGTGGAAGCCGAGTTGCCAAAAACCAACGTGAGCCCCTCTCTCTCGGAAAGACTGCCGCCTTACGCGCCACGTCTGGCTTCCTCTGGGGGAGTCCTGGAAAGCCCCACGCGAATCCTGGGGGGCATCAGCCTATACGACCCTCGCGGCCAGACCGAGCCAGTTCAAAAGGATCAGGTAGACCCACCAAGAAGAGTGGGTATTCTCAAAAACCCGGTGAAGAAAGACACTCCTCCAACCCCGAGTCATGTCTCAGCAGGTGAGACGAAAATCACAGAAAGGGGCGGTGCTCACAATCAGACAGCGCGTGACAGCTCGCCTTCACACCAAGCCCATCAGGACTGCGTTGGCACCCCACACGCAGTACACAATCTGCCGGTCCAGGCAGTGGTGGGCTTGATTCGGCCGCAGTATGCCGAGGGCAACAGACAGGCTAAATTGGCAGGACCAGCTCCCGTCGAGATTACTGAAGAACAGAAAGACATTCTAGCGGATGAACTCAAGCCGATGAAGGAAGACGATCTAGAAGACAGGACTCTTAAAGAGGTTTTCAAAACATTTGATCCCACAGCGTCTCCTTTCTCACAGTGA